A region from the Coffea eugenioides isolate CCC68of chromosome 9, Ceug_1.0, whole genome shotgun sequence genome encodes:
- the LOC113783438 gene encoding cationic amino acid transporter 5-like, protein MGSVGKESINEAQPRSYWRWSKKDFFPEESFQSWSNYRSALSQTGIRFKDRLVGRSDDANEVGEVRKESENDMKKCLSWWDLIWFGFGSVIGAGIFVLTGQEAHKHAGPAIVLSYVASGISAMLSVFCYTEFAVEIPVAGGSFAYLRVELGDFAAFIAAGNILLECMVGNAAVARAWTSYFTTLLNRHPNSLRIHTNLADGYNLLDPIAVVVLVVASTIAMTSTKKTSYFNWIASAINNIVIIFVIIAGFAHADTTNLSPFLPHGAEGVFQAAAIVYFAYGGFDNIATMAEETRNPSRDIPLGLLGSMSLITVIYCLMALSLSMMQKYTDIDPNAAYSVAFQSVGMNWAKYLVALGALKGMTTVLLVGALGQGRYITHIARAHMIPPWFSLVHPVTGTPIYATLLITISGSCIAFFSGLGVLSSLLSVSTLFIFMMMSVALLVRRYYARGITPQRDALKLMIFLLLIIASAMGTSAYWGLNPKGWLGYTITIPLWFFATLGISVFLPQQRAPKVWGVPLVPWLPSLSIATNLFLMGSLGAEAFMRFGICTVVMLIYYVFVGLHATYDLAHQKSSKTVDEEDTGNPNP, encoded by the coding sequence atgggGTCAGTGGGAAAAGAAAGTATCAATGAGGCTCAACCAAGGAGTTATTGGAGATGGAGCAAAAAAGACTTCTTTCCTGAAGAATCCTTCCAGAGCTGGAGTAACTACAGGTCTGCCTTATCACAGACTGGTATTCGATTCAAGGACCGTCTTGTAGGTCGGTCTGATGATGCTAATGAAGTTGGGGAGGTCAGGAAAGAAAGTGAGAATGACATGAAAAAATGCCTGAGTTGGTGGGATCTCATCTGGTTTGGATTTGGCTCAGTTATTGGAGCTGGCATCTTTGTACTCACTGGCCAGGAAGCTCATAAGCATGCCGGACCAGCTATTGTGTTATCCTATGTTGCTTCAGGCATTTCTGCAATGCTCTCGGTCTTTTGCTACACAGAATTTGCAGTGGAAATTCCAGTTGCTGGAGGGTCATTTGCTTACCTCAGAGTAGAACTAGGCGATTTTGCAGCCTTCATAGCAGCAGGAAATATACTTCTTGAGTGCATGGTTGGAAATGCAGCAGTAGCAAGAGCTTGGACTTCATACTTTACAACCCTCCTTAATCGCCATCCCAATTCATTGCGTATCCACACAAATCTTGCTGATGGATATAACTTGTTAGATCCAATTGCAGTTGTAGTTCTCGTAGTTGCCAGTACTATTGCCATGACCAGCACAAAGAAGACTTCATACTTCAATTGGATTGCATCTGCAATCAACAACATTGTAATTATATTTGTTATAATTGCAGGATTTGCTCATGCCGATACCACCAATCTGTCCCCCTTTTTGCCCCATGGTGCTGAAGGGGTCTTCCAAGCGGCAGCAATTGTATATTTTGCATATGGAGGATTTGACAACATAGCAACTATGGCTGAAGAGACAAGAAATCCATCAAGAGATATACCACTAGGATTGCTTGGATCAATGTCACTGATCACAGTGATATACTGTCTGATGGCACTTTCACTTAGTATGATGCAGAAGTATACAGATATTGACCCAAATGCTGCCTACTCAGTTGCATTTCAGAGTGTGGGTATGAACTGGGCAAAGTATCTGGTTGCTCTGGGAGCTCTCAAGGGAATGACCACTGTTTTATTGGTGGGTGCACTTGGACAAGGACGATACATTACTCACATCGCGCGAGCACATATGATTCCTCCATGGTTTTCACTTGTCCATCCGGTGACAGGAACTCCTATATATGCTACTCTTTTGATCACCATTTCTGGTTCCTGTATCGCTTTCTTTTCAGGCTTAGGTGTCCTGTCAAGTCTCTTATCGGTTAGCACCCTATTTATCTTCATGATGATGTCTGTTGCCCTTCTTGTGAGAAGGTACTATGCAAGAGGAATAACTCCTCAGAGGGATGCCTTGAAGCTGATGAtcttcttacttcttatcattGCTTCCGCCATGGGAACTTCTGCTTACTGGGGCTTAAATCCTAAAGGTTGGCTGGGTTACACTATAACAATTCCTCTTTGGTTTTTTGCGACTCTGGGGATTTCAGTTTTCTTGCCACAGCAGAGAGCTCCAAAGGTCTGGGGTGTTCCACTTGTTCCGTGGCTGCCTTCCTTATCCATTGCCACAAATTTGTTTCTCATGGGATCTTTAGGTGCTGAGGCTTTCATGAGGTTTGGAATATGTACAGTGGTAATGCTGATTTATTATGTCTTTGTTGGTTTACATGCTACTTATGACTTGGCTCATCAAAAATCGTCGAAGACTGTTGATGAAGAAGATACAGGAAATCCCAACCCCTAG
- the LOC113783465 gene encoding phosphoribosylglycinamide formyltransferase, chloroplastic-like — translation MEAHSSIFGNYSTIHGPKTPCYALKFASFSSSKQVLLRTHLSFPSNIAITEKRLRIRASVEEVHSEIVGPNVLEDSVRAKVRRKNLAVFVSGGGSNFKSLHEATVNGFIHGDIFVLVTNKPDCGGAHFARDKGIPVIFFPKVKDDSGLSSKDLVNAIRSYKVDFILLAGYLKLIPTELIRAFPRSILNIHPSLLPAFGGKGYYSMKVHKAVIASGARYSGPTIHYVDEEYDRGRILAQRIVPVLPNDTAEELAARVLHEEHKLYKEVVAALCEERIIWREDGVPLIQCKENLSLYK, via the exons atggaagctCATAGCTCTATTTTTGGAAATTATTCTACCATTCATGGTCCTAAAACCCCGTGTTATGCCTTAAAGTTTGCGTCTTTTTCAAGTTCAAAACAAGTTCTCTTGAGGACCCATTTATCTTTTCCTTCAAATATTGCAATTACGGAGAAAAGATTGAGGATAAGAGCTAGTGTTGAGGAGGTACATAGTGAAATAGTTGGTCCTAATGTGCTTGAGGATAGTGTAAGAGCAAAAGTTAGGAGGAAAAATCTAGCTGTTTTTGTTTCTGGTGGAGGTTCTAATTTCAAGTCACTTCATGAGGCAACTGTCAATGGCTTTATTCATGGAGACATTTTTGTCTTGGTCACCAATAAACCTG ACTGTGGAGGTGCACACTTCGCTAGAGATAAAGGCATCCCTGTCATTTTTTTCCCTAAGGTGAAAGATGACTCTGGTTTGTCTTCCAAAGACCTTGTAAATGCTATTAG AAGCTACAAGGTCGATTTCATTCTCTTAGCTGGCTACTTGAAGCTTATACCTACTGAGTTGATTCGAGCATTTCCAAGGTCCATACTGAACATCCATCCTTCACTTCTTCCAGCTTTTGGAGGCAAAGGTTATTACAGTATGAAGGTGCATAAGGCAGTCATTGCATCTGGAGCAAG ATACTCGGGCCCCACAATACATTATGTGGATGAGGAGTATGACAGGGGTCGCATACTTGCCCAAAGGATTGTACCCGTGCTACCTAATGACACAGCAGAAGAGCTAGCTGCGAGAGTCCTCCATGAG GAACATAAATTGTATAAAGAGGTTGTGGCAGCATTATGTGAAGAAAGGATAATCTGGCGGGAAGATGGTGTACCTTTGATCCAATGCAAAGAAAATCTTAGCCTTTATAAGTAG
- the LOC113782091 gene encoding uncharacterized protein LOC113782091, translating into MEVYVDDMLVKSRTQEQFICDIREIFGVLRSSRMRLNPKKCTFGVRSGKFLGYMISKDGVRANPDKVKAIMDMAPPRSIKEVQRLAGRMAALNRFLSKSAVRGSPFFKALRRGPQFEWTPECQQAFDELKAHITQLPSLTSPAQGEALFIYLAVGEEAVSAVLVREEGKIQKPVYYVSRALQGAEPRYTSIERYVLALVHAARKLRSYFQAHPVIVMTDQPLKQILSKPDASGRMVRWAVELSEYDLSYQPRTAIKAQALADFIAEGISFGQQESQAEQSRDTIDAAEAEQAREPAEVIQATTEATDDLNGNAAEAEQVRKAVKYEQAAGKVGQSIPTWTLFVDGSSSQEGCGAGLLLTSPMGDELAYALRFDFRASNNESEYEALVAGMVIARKLGAESIEVYSDSQLIVNQVGGSYEVKEEPLRRYVAKVHELRAQFKLFTLKQVPRSQNKRADALSKLASTSVGTLNKKVLVEVVRNRAYDQVDAAVIQVVSSWMDPLVRYLANGELPSSRVEARRILLKSRGYELSNGVLYKKSYLRPWLRCVTPEEGDYILRELHEGICGNHVGPRVLAKKGMLSGYYWPTIFLDSAELVARCKPCQLHAPIHHAPTQEMVPLQSPWPFFQWGIDLLGPFPRAPGGYEHVVVAVDYFTKWVEAEPLTTISSRSVQKFLWRNIVCRFGIPRVLVSDNGRQFADSSLQGWCTELGIRQHFTSVGHPQANGQVENVNRTILHGLKTRMESARAGWLDELPTILWAYRTTPRTATQETPFVLTYGAEAVIPAEIGVPSNRVQNFIAQDNEDELRLNLDLLEGRREEAAIRMAKYK; encoded by the exons ATGGAGGTATATGTGGATGACATGCTGGTGAAGAGCCGGACTCAGGAGCAGTTCATCTGCGACATTCGGGAGATCTTTGGCGTACTAAGGAGCTCGCGGATGCGGCTAAACCCCAAGAAGTGCACTTTCGGGGTTAGGTCGGGCAAGTTCCTTGGGTACATGATATCTAAGGACGGAGTAAGAGCTAATCCCGACAAGGTAAAGGCTATCATGGATATGGCTCCTCCCCGAAGCATAAAAGAGGTCCAACGGCTGGCGGGCAGAATGGCGGCCCTAAACAGGTTCTTGTCCAAATCTGCAGTTCGGGGTTCCCCTTTCTTCAAAGCTTTGCGAAGAGGGCCTCAGTTTGAATGGACCCCCGAGTGTCAGCAAGCGTTTGACGAACTAAAAGCCCACATCACTCAGTTGCCATCCTTGACCTCTCCCGCGCAAGGAGAAGCCTTATTCATCTATCTGGCGGTAGGGGAGGAGGCAGTCAGTGCGGTTCTAGTTCGGGAAGAGGGCAAAATCCAGAAGCCCGTATACTATGTCAGCCGGGCTCTGCAGGGCGCGGAGCCAAGGTACACCTCGATTGAACGGTATGTTCTGGCATTAGTTCACGCGGCCCGAAAGCTCAGGTCGTATTTCCAAGCTCATCCCGTGATAGTGATGACCGACCAGCCTCTCAAGCAAATTCTTTCGAAACCCGATGCCTCGGGAAGAATGGTGAGGTGGGCTGTGGAGCTGTCCGAGTACGATCTCAGCTACCAACCCCGCACGGCCATTAAAGCCCAAGCATTAGCAGATTTCATAGCCGAAGGAATTTCCTTTGGGCAACAGGAATCGCAGGCCGAGCAGTCCAGAGAC ACCATAGACGCAGCCGAGGCCGAGCAGGCCAGGGAACCTGCCGAGGTCATACAGGCCACAACGGAAGCCACGGACGATCTGAACGGAAACGCAGCGGAGGCCGAGCAGGTCAGAAAAGCTGTGAAATACGAGCAGGCCGCGGGAAAGGTAGGTCAGTCCATTCCGACCTGGACGCTGTTCGTGGACGGGTCGTCAAGCCAGGAAGGATGCGGAGCAGGACTTCTCTTGACCAGCCCCATGGGGGATGAATTGGCCTACGCCCTAAGGTTTGATTTCAGGGCCTCCAACAACGAGTCCGAGTACGAGGCCCTGGTCGCGGGGATGGTGATAGCTCGAAAGTTGGGGGCCGAATCAATAGAAGTCTACAGCGATTCGCAGCTGATAGTAAATCAGGTAGGGggaagttatgaagtcaaggagGAGCCACTAAGAAGGTACGTCGCAAAAGTGCATGAGCTGAGAGCTCAGTTCAAATTGTTCACGCTCAAGCAGGTCCCGCGAAGCCAGAATAAGAGGGCAGACGCACTGTCCAAGCTCGCCTCCACCTCAGTGGGCACATTGAACAAaaaggtcttggtggaggtCGTCAGGAATCGGGCATATGATCAGGTAGATGCGGCCGTTATTCAAGTAGTGAGCTCCTGGATGGATCCCCTCGTGCGATACCTGGCCAATGGAGAGCTCCCCTCAAGTCGGGTGGAAGCACGACGGATCCTTCTCAAGTCGCGGGGATACGAGCTCTCGAATGGGGTACTTTACAAAAAATCATACCTGCGTCCATGGTTGAGGTGCGTAACTCCGGAGGAAGGAGACTATATCCTGCGTGAGCTGCATGAGGGTATCTGCGGGAATCATGTCGGACCAAGAGTTTTGGCCAAAAAAGGAATGTTGTCTGGATATTACTGGCCCACTATCTTCTTGGACTCAGCCGAACTGGTAGCTCGGTGCAAACCCTGCCAGCTGCACGCTCCGATCCACCACGCCCCAACTCAGGAGATGGTGCCTCTTCAGAGCCCTTGGCCTTTCTTCCAATGGGGGATAGACTTGCTGGGTCCGTTCCCTCGAGCTCCTGGAGGCTATGAGCACGTAGTGGTGGCGGTGGATTATTTCACCAAGTGGGTGGAGGCCGAGCCCCTCACCACCATTAGCAGCAGGTCGGTTCAGAAATTTCTCTGGAGAAACATCGTTTGTCGATTTGGTATACCTCGGGTCCTAGTCTCAGACAATGGGCGACAGTTCGCGGACAGTTCTCTCCAAGGTTGGTGCACGGAGCTCGGAATCCGGCAACACTTCACCTCGGTGGGTCATCCCCAAGCCAACGGGCAGGTCGAAAATGTTAACAGGACTATCCTGCATGGTTTGAAGACGCGGATGGAGTCCGCTCGAGCTGGGTGGCTGGACGAGCTGCCCACCATACTATGGGCCTACCGAACCACTCCCCGAACTGCCACTCAGGAGACTCCTTTCGTTCTGACCTATGGAGCAGAGGCTGTGATTCCTGCAGAGATAGGTGTTCCTTCGAACAGGGTGCAGAACTTCATAGCTCAGGACAATGAAGATGAGCTGCGTCTTAACCTGGATTTGCTGGAAGGAAGGAGAGAAGAGGCGGCTATACGCATGGCTAAGTATAAATGA
- the LOC113782093 gene encoding uncharacterized protein LOC113782093, translated as MYEEIIYGSEDAVPLASNNHEAIVIEVITCNYKVKKVYIDNGSAIDVLYYKTFKELQLEDKQLIPVRTPLIGFAGPPVRPEGMITLRVTVGESPKCRTIPVNFAVVKEPSSYNMILGRPTLNALRAVCSTLHLSMKFPTPEGVAEVLGDPEVARACYIATLKGKEKLVAQTVLLEPWEPTEKEERLETDENLVELPICPERPDRVVRAESGLNGLTRRALESLLEEYAEIFAWSADDMPGVPHELAVHKLHVDPSIRPVKQKKRNFAPERNEVVKEEVGKLLEARIMKEIYYPTWLANPVLVKKEDKAWRMCVDFTDLNKACPKDCYPLPRIDQLVDSTAGCEIFCFLDAFKGYHQIALDEEDQEKTAFITEYGTYCYTTMPFGLKNAGATYQRLVNKMFRSQIG; from the coding sequence ATGTACGAGGAGATCATCTATGGGTCAGAGGACGCGGTACCTTTAGCCTCCAACAACCATGAGGCAATTGTGATAGAAGTCATCACGTGCAACTACAAAGTAAAGAAGGTATACATCGACAATGGGAGCGCCATCGATGTGCTGTACTACAAAACTTTCAAAGAGTTGCAGTTGGAGGATAAGCAGCTCATTCCGGTTCGAACTCCTCTGATAGGATTTGCAGGTCCGCCCGTAAGACCAGAGGGAATGATAACTCTCAGGGTCACTGTGGGGGAATCGCCGAAGTGCCGAACTATCCCGGTGAATTTTGCAGTGGTAAAGGAGCCGTCCTCCTACAACATGATACTAGGACGTCCAACATTAAACGCACTTCGAGCGGTCTGCTCGACCTTGCACCTCAGCATGAAGTTTCCAACGCCTGAGGGGGTGGCCGAGGTGCTAGGAGACCCGGAGGTAGCACGAGCCTGCTATATCGCAACCCTCAAGGGTAAGGAGAAGCTGGTGGCGCAGACAGTCCTTCTGGAGCCCTGGGAGCCTACTGAGAAGGAGGAGAGGTTGGAGACGGACGAGAATCTGGTTGAATTGCCTATCTGCCCCGAGCGGCCTGATCGTGTGGTTAGGGCGGAATCTGGACTAAACGGGCTGACGAGGAGAGCCCTGGAGTCTCTCCTGGAGGAGTACGCCGAGATCTTTGCTTGGAGTGCTGATGACATGCCGGGAGTTCCTCATGAACTGGCAGTTCACAAGTTGCATGTGGATCCGAGCATCCGGCCagtgaagcagaagaagagaAACTTTGCACCTGAACGCAACGAGGTTGTCAAAGAAGAGGTAGGCAAGCTGTTGGAGGCCAGAATTATGAAAGAGATCTACTATCCGACCTGGCTGGCCAACCCGGTGCTGGTCAAAAAGGAGGACAAGGCTTGGCGAATGTGCGTGGACTTCACCGACCTGAATAAAGCTTGTCCGAAGGATTGTTATCCCCTCCCTCGGATCGACCAGCTGGTAGACTCGACTGCTGGATGCGAGATCTTCTGTTTCCTGGATGCCTTCAAAGGATATCATCAGATAGCCCTGGATGAGGAGGATCAGGAGAAGACTGCCTTCATCACCGAGTACGGCACGTACTGTTATACTACCATGCCCTTTGGGTTAAAGAATGCTGGCGCGACCTATCAGCGGCTGGTCAACAAGATGTTCAGAAGCCAGATCGGCTGA
- the LOC113782094 gene encoding uncharacterized protein LOC113782094 gives MEPSHKNSRTEHPEPVRRLSPRKERQQVQDELDLLLDPEADRYIASPFALDIKDYQLPAKFKIPNMKSYDVTTDPEDHLFVFMTQMRLQTAADAVRCKTFPMFLEGRARQWFQGLPPRSIRSFTQLARLFSAQFVSSRAFSKSTAHLLTIQQRTEESLREYMVRFNNESLQVRDRDDKVVMAAFINGLRKQKLYTELVERPPKSVREMLDRAHEKANAEEANRLKSAQERQRDDKRRRITDQGDVRRDQGRKNTYNPPPRSRPLGGDKPWTSLTAPRARVLAVMEQEGLSRPPRPLAGDKGRRDQTSTVHTTEMWGTIPRTAATLRRKSKS, from the coding sequence TGAACACCCGGAGCCCGTCCGGAGGCTTTCCCCCCGGAAGGAGCGACAACAGGTGCAGGACGAGCTGGACCTACTACTGGATCCTGAGGCGGACAGGTACATTGCTTCCCCCTTTGCGCTCGATATTAAGGACTACCAACTACCCGCGAAATTCAAAATCCCAAACATGAAATCTTATGACGTAACTACGGATCCGGAAGACCACCTGTTCGTGTTCATGACGCAGATGCGCTTACAAACGGCCGCGGATGCGGTCAGGTGCAAGACTTTCCCGATGTTCCTGGAAGGAAGAGCCCGGCAGTGGTTCCAGGGACTTCCTCCTAGGTCGATCAGGTCTTTTACCCAGCTCGCACGACTGTTCTCAGCACAGTTCGTTTCTTCGCGAGCCTTCTCTAAGAGCACCGCTCACCTCCTGACCATCCAACAAAGGACTGAGGAATCACTGCGCGAATACATGGTGCGGTTCAATAACGAATCCCTCCAGGTCCGCGACCGAGACGACAAGGTGGTGATGGCTGCCTTCATTAACGGGCTGCGGAAGCAGAAGCTATACACTGAGCTCGTGGAGAGACCGCCCAAGTCAGTCCGGGAGATGCTGGACCGAGCTCACGAGAAGGCCAATGCTGAAGAAGCCAATCGCTTGAAAAGCGCGCAGGAGAGGCAAAGGGACGACAAACGCCGAAGGATCACCGACCAGGGAGACGTGCGACGTGACCAGGGGCGAAAGAATACCTATAACCCTCCGCCGAGAAGCCGGCCCCTGGGGGGAGATAAGCCTTGGACTTCCCTCACGGCCCCCAGAGCTCGGGTCCTTGCGGTGATGGAGCAGGAGGGGCTTTCCCGACCTCCCCGACCCTTGGCCGGGGACAAAGGTAGACGGGATCAGACCTCTACTGTGCATACCACCGAGATGTGGGGCACGATACCGAGGACTGCCGCCACCTTAAGAAGGAAATCGAAAAGCTGA